The Syngnathus scovelli strain Florida chromosome 18, RoL_Ssco_1.2, whole genome shotgun sequence genome contains a region encoding:
- the vipr2 gene encoding vasoactive intestinal polypeptide receptor 2 isoform X2, producing MLDEKIMRFILMLVFLTHKAAGRFPLCHFSWEMKKASQECHAGLQQLAVPSAGCVGEWDNASCWRSAAVGEVVTQPCPAPLLHLFGMKGNLSRKCTPQGWSDVYPVIAAACSSNDTDQPGELVFYKVVMVLSTLGHSLSLISLLSSTVIIAVFRRLHCMRNYIHINLFASFMLRGVAVLTKDLLLFSSEEEDTLDCSAQPSLVGCKSSLVFLNYSIMANFFWLLVEALYLHTLLLVVHARWARLSVYMLIGWGIPSVFTVAWILCRLYLDNTWCWERNDSPVPSRVLDWPIMACVVVNFILFISIIRILVQKLRCTNVGGNEQSQYKRLAKSTLLLIPLFGINYVVFVHLMEPSDKTTRHVKIFFELGLGSFQGLIVAVLYCFLNCEVQSELRRMRRSLSLKRYMGGGECGLRAASLAPEHSAPFPRNSRAASILQTETLLL from the exons atgctGGATGAGAAGATCATGAGGTTCATCCTGATGCTCGTCTTCCTCACGCACAAG GCGGCGGGCAGATTTCCTTTGTGCCATTTTAGTTGGGAGATGAAGAAAGCGAGTCAAGAGTGCCACGCTGGGCTGCAGCAGCTCGCAGTGCCCTCCGCAG GCTGTGTGGGCGAGTGGGACAATGCTTCGTGCTGGCGCAGTGCGGCGGTGGGCGAGGTGGTCACTCAACCCTGCCCCGCCCCCCTCCTGCACCTGTTTGGGATGAAGG GAAACCTTAGCAGGAAGTGCACCCCGCAAGGTTGGTCAGATGTTTACCCGGTCATCGCTGCCGCCTGCTCGTCCAACGACACCGACCAACCCGGCGAG CTGGTGTTCTACAAAGTGGTGATGGTTCTGTCCACGCTGGGTCACAGCTTGTCTCTCATCAGCCTGCTCAGCAGCACCGTCATCATTGCTGTCTTCAG gagGCTGCATTGCATGAGGAACTACATCCACATCAACCTGTTTGCATCCTTCATGCTGAGGGGCGTGGCGGTGCTCACCAAAGATCTTCTACTCTTCTCCAGCGAAGAAGAGGACACGCTCGACTGCAGCGCTCAGCCCTCGCTG GTGGGCTGCAAGAGCAGCCTGGTGTTCCTGAACTACTCCATCATGGCCAACTTCTTCTGGCTGCTCGTGGAGGCGCTCTACCTTCACACACTGCTGCTGGTGGTGCACGCCCGCTGGGCGCGCCTTTCCGTCTACATGCTGATTGGCTGGG GAATCCCGTCCGTCTTCACAGTGGCATGGATTTTGTGTCGACTCTACCTGGATAACACCTG GTGCTGGGAGAGGAATGACAGTCCCGTCCCCAGCAGAGTGTTGGACTGGCCCATCATGGCGTGCGTCGTC GTGAACTTCATCCTGTTCATCAGCATCATTCGTATCCTGGTGCAGAAGCTGCGCTGCACCAACGTGGGCGGCAACGAGCAGTCGCAGTATAA GCGTCTGGCCAAATCCACCCTCTTGCTCATCCCGTTGTTCGGGATCAACTACGTGGTTTTCGTCCACCTGATGGAGCCTAGCGATAAAACCACACGGCACGTCAAGATCTTCTTTGAGCTCGGGCTCGGATCCTTCCAG GGTCTCATCGTGGCAGTGCTGTACTGCTTTCTCAACTGTGAG gtgCAGAGCGAGCTGCGACGGATGCGCAGGAGCTTGTCCCTCAAGCGTTACATGGGCGGGGGAGAGTGCGGTCTCCGCGCCGCCTCGCTGGCCCCCGAACACTCGGCCCCGTTCCCCAGGAACTCCCGAGCGGCGTCCATCTTGCAGACCGAGACTCTTCTGCTGTGA
- the vipr2 gene encoding vasoactive intestinal polypeptide receptor 2 isoform X1, producing the protein MLDEKIMRFILMLVFLTHKAAGRFPLCHFSWEMKKASQECHAGLQQLAVPSAGCVGEWDNASCWRSAAVGEVVTQPCPAPLLHLFGMKGNLSRKCTPQGWSDVYPVIAAACSSNDTDQPGELVFYKVVMVLSTLGHSLSLISLLSSTVIIAVFRRLHCMRNYIHINLFASFMLRGVAVLTKDLLLFSSEEEDTLDCSAQPSLVGCKSSLVFLNYSIMANFFWLLVEALYLHTLLLVVHARWARLSVYMLIGWGIPSVFTVAWILCRLYLDNTWCWERNDSPVPSRVLDWPIMACVVVRTPQRAVQGRGRARSKTSFVWQVNFILFISIIRILVQKLRCTNVGGNEQSQYKRLAKSTLLLIPLFGINYVVFVHLMEPSDKTTRHVKIFFELGLGSFQGLIVAVLYCFLNCEVQSELRRMRRSLSLKRYMGGGECGLRAASLAPEHSAPFPRNSRAASILQTETLLL; encoded by the exons atgctGGATGAGAAGATCATGAGGTTCATCCTGATGCTCGTCTTCCTCACGCACAAG GCGGCGGGCAGATTTCCTTTGTGCCATTTTAGTTGGGAGATGAAGAAAGCGAGTCAAGAGTGCCACGCTGGGCTGCAGCAGCTCGCAGTGCCCTCCGCAG GCTGTGTGGGCGAGTGGGACAATGCTTCGTGCTGGCGCAGTGCGGCGGTGGGCGAGGTGGTCACTCAACCCTGCCCCGCCCCCCTCCTGCACCTGTTTGGGATGAAGG GAAACCTTAGCAGGAAGTGCACCCCGCAAGGTTGGTCAGATGTTTACCCGGTCATCGCTGCCGCCTGCTCGTCCAACGACACCGACCAACCCGGCGAG CTGGTGTTCTACAAAGTGGTGATGGTTCTGTCCACGCTGGGTCACAGCTTGTCTCTCATCAGCCTGCTCAGCAGCACCGTCATCATTGCTGTCTTCAG gagGCTGCATTGCATGAGGAACTACATCCACATCAACCTGTTTGCATCCTTCATGCTGAGGGGCGTGGCGGTGCTCACCAAAGATCTTCTACTCTTCTCCAGCGAAGAAGAGGACACGCTCGACTGCAGCGCTCAGCCCTCGCTG GTGGGCTGCAAGAGCAGCCTGGTGTTCCTGAACTACTCCATCATGGCCAACTTCTTCTGGCTGCTCGTGGAGGCGCTCTACCTTCACACACTGCTGCTGGTGGTGCACGCCCGCTGGGCGCGCCTTTCCGTCTACATGCTGATTGGCTGGG GAATCCCGTCCGTCTTCACAGTGGCATGGATTTTGTGTCGACTCTACCTGGATAACACCTG GTGCTGGGAGAGGAATGACAGTCCCGTCCCCAGCAGAGTGTTGGACTGGCCCATCATGGCGTGCGTCGTCGTACGTACTCCACAGCGAGCAGTTCAGGGTCGGGGACGAGCACGTTCAAAAACGTCTTTTGTGTGGCAGGTGAACTTCATCCTGTTCATCAGCATCATTCGTATCCTGGTGCAGAAGCTGCGCTGCACCAACGTGGGCGGCAACGAGCAGTCGCAGTATAA GCGTCTGGCCAAATCCACCCTCTTGCTCATCCCGTTGTTCGGGATCAACTACGTGGTTTTCGTCCACCTGATGGAGCCTAGCGATAAAACCACACGGCACGTCAAGATCTTCTTTGAGCTCGGGCTCGGATCCTTCCAG GGTCTCATCGTGGCAGTGCTGTACTGCTTTCTCAACTGTGAG gtgCAGAGCGAGCTGCGACGGATGCGCAGGAGCTTGTCCCTCAAGCGTTACATGGGCGGGGGAGAGTGCGGTCTCCGCGCCGCCTCGCTGGCCCCCGAACACTCGGCCCCGTTCCCCAGGAACTCCCGAGCGGCGTCCATCTTGCAGACCGAGACTCTTCTGCTGTGA